From the genome of Nicotiana sylvestris chromosome 2, ASM39365v2, whole genome shotgun sequence, one region includes:
- the LOC104220016 gene encoding glycine-rich RNA-binding protein 4, mitochondrial-like: protein MAFVNKIGNMLKQIVSRHANLELCASRTSLYQAIRSMSSSKLFVGGLSWGTDETSLKEAFSQHGEVIEARVIMDRDTGRSRGFGFVSFTSTEEAASALTALDGQDLHGRQIRVNYATEKLRGSFGGGYGSGGGYGGGDGSFAGAGGYASSNYGGGGNYGSNNSYPTGGGNYGGGVRYGNGEGGNDAGGVRQGSFGGGYGGGNSGNYNADFTQGMVNNGVEEQLSADQGTESVNSDFTPGAEGSYRDDDDEPNGYANSRG, encoded by the exons ATGGCTTTTGTCAATAAAATTGGAAATATGCTTAAACAGATTGTAAGCAGGCACGCGAACTTGGAACTGTGTGCCTCTAGAACATCACTTTACCAGGCTATAAGAAGCATGTCTTCTTCAAAGCTTTTTGTTGGAG GTCTCTCATGGGGCACTGATGAAACCTCTCTGAAAGAGGCATTCTCACAACATGGTGAAGTGATTGAAG CTAGAGTTATTATGGACCGTGACACCGGAAGATCCAGAGGATTTGGCTTTGTTAGTTTTACGTCAACTGAAGAAGCCGCAAGTGCATTGACTGCCTTGGATGGCCAG GATCTCCATGGGAGACAGATAAGGGTTAATTATGCCACAGAAAAGCTTCGTGGCAGTTTTGGGGGTGGTTATGGTAGCGGTGGCGGATATGGTGGGGGAGATGGAAGTTTTGCAGGTGCTGGAGGTTATGCATCCAGCAATTATGGAGGTGGTGGTAACTACGGTTCCAACAACAGTTATCCTACAGGTGGTGGCAACTATGGTGGAGGAGTGCGGTATGGTAATGGTGAAGGTGGCAATGATGCTGGAGGTGTCAGACAAGGCAGTTTTGGCGGTGGATATGGTGGTGGGAATAGTGGAAATTACAATGCTGATTTCACTCAGGGTATGGTGAACAATGGCGTCGAAGAACAGCTTAGTGCAGACCAAGGGACTGAATCTGTAAACAGTGATTTCACACCGGGTGCTGAAGGAAGTTACAGGGATGACGATGATGAGCCAAATGGCTATGCCAACTCCAGGGGTTGA